The Meiothermus sp. genome segment CCAATACCTTTTTGCGCTGGAGAAGTGCTCAGCGCGGCCAAAATAAACGCCAACTTTGCCGCCATCAAAACGGCAGTAGATGCCCTCGAGGCCGCTCCCTGGCAAGCAAAACCGTGTAAGCGGAACCTGTTCGGAAGGCCGCTATATTCGCTCGGTCAACGCGGACGGCACGGTGATCTGTGGGAATCCGGGTGCATTTGGGCAAGTGCGTGGTGACGGCTCGCTTCGCACTGGGGTAAATGTTGCTGCGGTGACCAAAGGCACAGGCGAGTATGGCATTACCTTTACGGTTCAGCCTTCCCAAGACCAGCTCGAGGCTGCACAAGTCACCCTCGCGGGGGATGTGGGCTCAGGTGTTTTGTTTCCCAGGGTCAACAACGCTCAGGCAGGTTTCACCCTTTCTTGCCCAAATGGCCTCCAGGTTGTCTTAACCACCGCCGCCGGAACCAAGACCGATGGACGGTTCAACTTCTCGGTTCCGCCGCAGTAAATGAGGCCAACTGAAAAAGCTGCGCCAGATTGAGTTTGTGAAATTCCCAAAGTCCATTCCACCAGCTCTACGCTTGGAGTCGCAGTACCTCTATGGACGCTGAGCCGGATTTAGTGACAAACATACCTTAGAAGCACTTAGCCGTGAGGTAGTAGCGTCCAAATTCACTAATACTTTTTTGCAGGTAGGCTCGTTAATTGTTTGTTTATTTTGTGAAACAACCTTCAAAAACCATGCTTTGCCGTGTGCATTGAAAATATCGCCTTGTCGAATCTCAATTCTGTAACGGCAATATAACGCTGGACTTGTTAGCCTCTAGCTACAAGCCGAAACCTACATACCGGCTGAGCTTGGAGGTTTGTATGAAACGTCTATTCTGGCTTCTGAGCATGAGTCTGATACCACTACTAACAGCGTGTCCCGGTGGAGGTGGAGGAACCACACCCACCCTCACGGTTTCCCCCACTACTGCAACACTAACTGCCGGGACGGGAAACCAAACGTTCAACGCAACCCTTAGCAATGCGACCGGCACCATTAACTGGGCGCTCAGTCCGAATGTGGGTACGCTCTCGGCAACCACAGGCACCTCCGTTACCTACACTCCCCCAGCTACAGTAGCTAGTTCTACCGCAGTTCAACTCACTGCGACCTCGGGCACACTAACGGCCACTGCTAACATCACCGTCAATCCGCCTGCAACTATCAATGTCTCTGGTACAGTAATTGGCACCTATCTGCAACCCGTTGCGAGTGTGCCGGTTGTCATTACCTCTGGCGGCGCTAGTTTCAGCACAACCACCAATGCAAGTGGTGTTTTCAGTGTAAGCGGGGTCACCCCCCCCTATGATGCAACCGTTGTTTTTGAGAAGACGGCGCTCATTTACAAGGGGTTGACCCGCACCGATCCAACCCTGGTATTTCTCGGGGTTAATCAAAATCAAGGTGCTTTCAGGAAGGCCTCCCTTAGCGGGACGGTCTCGGGTGGTGCGGGCTTCCCCCAACCGGCAAACCACGTCACCAAAACTGCCTTTGGATCACCCGAGGCGCTTGACAGTGCAACGGCCAACACCGCTACTGGCGCGTACGACATGGGTACGGTAGAATGGTTCGGCCCCACGACCACCACGGGAAATATACATGCGCTCCAGTGGCAGTTCGACGGAACCGGCCTTCCCACCGACTACAAGGGGTATGGGGAAAGGCTCAATGTGGCACTTTCTGATGGCGGATCATTTGCCAGTCAGAATGTAACTATGTCCGGGGTGAGTGAAGCCACTATCTCGGGGTCGGTCACTCTTCCGGCTGGATATAATCTCGCCCTCAAGTACATGGCTGTTGGCTTTGCAGACCGATCGCTCATAGAAGTACTTGATGATTTTGGTTCAAGCACCAACTTCACTTACACCACCCCCAACATTACTGGGGCCACCATACTAATGCGAATTACTGCTCAAAACGCAGCCGGAACTAGTGTTATCACTACCAGACCTGGCCTTGCGGTCAATGCAACCGGTGTTTCGATTTCCCTGCCCGCGGGTTCAGATCTCAGCTTGCCACCCAATGCCGCCACAAATGTAAATAACAGCACCACCTTTTCCTACACGCCCTTCTCGGGGGGGTACACCTTGTAGTATTCAGTGGCCTAGGTACCAACCCCGATTATGTGGTCGTAACTAGTG includes the following:
- a CDS encoding carboxypeptidase regulatory-like domain-containing protein; the encoded protein is MKRLFWLLSMSLIPLLTACPGGGGGTTPTLTVSPTTATLTAGTGNQTFNATLSNATGTINWALSPNVGTLSATTGTSVTYTPPATVASSTAVQLTATSGTLTATANITVNPPATINVSGTVIGTYLQPVASVPVVITSGGASFSTTTNASGVFSVSGVTPPYDATVVFEKTALIYKGLTRTDPTLVFLGVNQNQGAFRKASLSGTVSGGAGFPQPANHVTKTAFGSPEALDSATANTATGAYDMGTVEWFGPTTTTGNIHALQWQFDGTGLPTDYKGYGERLNVALSDGGSFASQNVTMSGVSEATISGSVTLPAGYNLALKYMAVGFADRSLIEVLDDFGSSTNFTYTTPNITGATILMRITAQNAAGTSVITTRPGLAVNATGVSISLPAGSDLSLPPNAATNVNNSTTFSYTPFSGGYTL